TGAGTTTGAGGTCGAAAAAATACCAACTATTCCACACATATTTTTGATCAAGCTGGGTCAGACAAAGAGAAAAAGCGTTTTAGTAATTCGTTTTCAGCAGATAAATCAAAAGCTTCTTTGAAGTCTTCTAGCCTGTAAACTTTGCCAAACATTGAAGTAAAATCAACTGTATTATTTGTTACTAGTGTAATTGCTTCGTCAAATGCACCATAGTTTACAGCTTGAAATGTAATTTCTTTTTTAATTGCAGCAATAAAATCAATTGCAACGGCTTGATGTTGCCGGCTTTTAAGGATTATTTTTCCTCTATATCTTGCTAAATCAATCATTTCTGATAAAGTTTTGCTAGTTGCTAAACTTTCAATTACATAATCATAAGAATTAGCCTTTAAGCTTAATAAATTATTATTTGGATCAAAGGTTTGAATATTGTGAAAACCTTTAGCTTGTAATATTTTTTTTATTAGAAGTGAAATTCTATTTTCTCCATAAATTAACCCTTTTTGCTCGGGGTTTATATCAGCTTTTAATACTGCTAATGCTGCTGCAATAGGCTCGCAATAAGCTGCTAATGGAAAGGGAATATTGTCATTTATTGGATAAACGGACTCTTTAGGAACAATAATAAACTCTGCAAATGCTCCATTTAGGTCAATTCCTAGCATTTTAGTTGATAAGCAATTATTGGAATTGTTAGCTAGACATTCTTGGCATCTTTTACAAGCAATTACTGGCATTACAGCCACGTGCTCACCTATTTTAAGGTGAGCAACATTTTTTCCTAATGTTTCAACTATTCCAGAAAATTCATGACCTGGAATAACAGGATCTTGGCTTTGAATGCTGCCTTGAGCAACATAAATATCTGTGCGGCAAATTCCTGCTACAACTACCTGAATTAACACATCATCATCTGATTGAATTGTAGGATTAGGCCATGTTTTTACGGTTAAATTTTTTCCTTCTTTGACTAAAGCTTTCATAGACAATAAATTAAATAATTTTAAATTAAATAAAAAATCAAAAAGTTACATCCGTTGCAGGAAATTGTAATATAAAATACTAGGAATCTAAGCTATTTTTCTTGTTTGTAAAATAAAATTCTTAAATAAAAGTAAATCTATGACACAAAATGTAAAAAAAGATGAGTGGTGGAAACCTTTTTATGATGAGTTTTTTGTTAATCTTTTAACTTTGTGGAAAGGCCAAGCAGAAATTGATTTAACCGTCTCTTTTTTAATTAAAGAACTAGGCTTAAAACCAGAAATGACGGTTTTTGATCAATGTTGTGGTGTTGGAAGCCTTAGCCTACCGCTAGCTAAACAAGGAATAAATATTATAGGTGTAGATTTAAGTCCAGACTTTATTAATAAAGCTAAATCTCAAGCAAATGAAAATGCCCAATTTTATTGTGATGATGCTTTTAAGTTTATTCCCTTAAAACTTTGTGACGCAGCTTTTAATTGGCATACTAGTTTTGGCTATTCTGAGTCGGATAAAGAAAATATTTTAATGTTAAAAAATGCTTTTGCTTCACTAAAACCTGGGGGAAAA
The sequence above is drawn from the Blastocatellia bacterium genome and encodes:
- a CDS encoding alcohol dehydrogenase catalytic domain-containing protein: MKALVKEGKNLTVKTWPNPTIQSDDDVLIQVVVAGICRTDIYVAQGSIQSQDPVIPGHEFSGIVETLGKNVAHLKIGEHVAVMPVIACKRCQECLANNSNNCLSTKMLGIDLNGAFAEFIIVPKESVYPINDNIPFPLAAYCEPIAAALAVLKADINPEQKGLIYGENRISLLIKKILQAKGFHNIQTFDPNNNLLSLKANSYDYVIESLATSKTLSEMIDLARYRGKIILKSRQHQAVAIDFIAAIKKEITFQAVNYGAFDEAITLVTNNTVDFTSMFGKVYRLEDFKEAFDLSAENELLKRFFSLSDPA
- a CDS encoding methyltransferase domain-containing protein, with the translated sequence MTQNVKKDEWWKPFYDEFFVNLLTLWKGQAEIDLTVSFLIKELGLKPEMTVFDQCCGVGSLSLPLAKQGINIIGVDLSPDFINKAKSQANENAQFYCDDAFKFIPLKLCDAAFNWHTSFGYSESDKENILMLKNAFASLKPGGKFILDYPNMACTLKNFERSMIRHIDSEEGEILLVRESEINLATGMLEQLWTICLPTGKQLKKQSFVKIYLPHALTDMLKECGFCRVDIYSNVLGEPLSLNTPRCIYKATKP